The Leguminivora glycinivorella isolate SPB_JAAS2020 chromosome 1, LegGlyc_1.1, whole genome shotgun sequence genome includes a region encoding these proteins:
- the LOC125231826 gene encoding putative serine protease K12H4.7: MKYLQVIILLSLTLAVIGFKTNGNLKHLKLSLTEGDMKAVKEKMMEQPLDHFDPHENRTFKMRYFENFQFWKPNGPAYVYIGGEGEVDGKFIGSYTNLLITQLAKETNGAMFATEHRYYGESLPDIPKDDKIKYFKYLSSKQALADIAFLIMKLKSDSKFSSSPVVVVGGSYAGNLAAWMRELYPHMVDAAIASSAPVLAKKDFHDYLDVVRQTFAKYGTKNCLQNIEKKFKHVEELLKSSDGIEKIKEEFNICPYEDLTKLEKQRCLFDLLYGSVKSAAQYGQVYNVKQVCDNYEPTKKLTFDNSSNLNVQDNGKPTCMTLESCLKLDNHNDMAWTYQYCNEFGYLQTTSSEKQPFVHWSPLEYWFKHCKGLVEGDIEKRIDEGVTKTNKMYGGLSPKVSKVVFTHGDMDPWHSIGVQTALGPEAPVVMSNASSHCGILVEIYKEPADMKEKRKYVKEFIKKWISN; the protein is encoded by the coding sequence ATGAAATACCTGCAAGTGATCATTTTACTTTCATTGACCCTAGCTGTAATTGGGTTCAAAACCAATGGAAACTTGAAACATCTAAAGCTAAGCTTGACCGAAGGCGATATGAAAGCGGTGAAAGAAAAAATGATGGAGCAACCATTAGATCATTTTGATCCACATGAAAATAGAACATTTAAAATGAGATACTTCGAGAATTTTCAGTTTTGGAAACCAAATGGACCCGCGTACGTGTACATTGGCGGAGAAGGAGAAGTAGATGGAAAATTCATAGGGAGCTATACAAATTTGTTAATAACTCAACTAGCCAAGGAGACGAATGGTGCAATGTTCGCTACGGAACATAGGTATTACGGGGAGAGTTTGCCAGACATTCCTAAAGACGATAAaatcaaatatttcaaatatctaAGTTCTAAGCAAGCACTAGCAGACATAGCATTTTTAATAATGAAGTTGAAATCTGATTCAAAGTTTTCAAGCTCGCCAGTGGTGGTGGTCGGCGGGTCGTACGCGGGCAACCTGGCGGCGTGGATGCGGGAGCTGTACCCGCACATGGTGGACGCGGCCATCGCCAGCAGCGCTCCCGTCCTTGCCAAGAAAGATTTTCATGACTATTTAGACGTTGTTCGACAGACTTTTGCTAAATACGGAACCAAAAACTGTCTGCAAAATATCGAGAAGAAATTTAAACATGTTGAAGAATTATTGAAAAGCAGTGATGGAATTGAAAAGATAAAAGAAGAGTTCAATATTTGCCCATATGAAGATTTGACCAAATTAGAAAAACAGCGATGTCTTTTTGATTTATTATATGGTAGCGTGAAATCTGCAGCGCAGTATGGCCAGGTGTACAATGTTAAACAAGTTTGTGATAATTATGAACCTACTAAAAAGCTGACATTTGACAACTCTTCAAATCTCAATGTACAAGATAATGGTAAACCAACGTGTATGACTCTTGAATCTTGTTTGAAATTGGACAACCATAATGATATGGCGTGGACGTATCAATATTGCAATGAGTTTGGTTACTTACAAACAACGTCATCGGAAAAGCAGCCTTTCGTTCACTGGAGTCCTTTAGAGTATTGGTTCAAACATTGCAAAGGTTTAGTGGAAGGAGACATCGAGAAGAGAATTGACGAGGGTGTTACGAAGACGAATAAAATGTACGGTGGGTTGAGTCCGAAGGTGAGCAAGGTGGTATTCACGCACGGGGACATGGACCCGTGGCACAGCATCGGGGTGCAGACAGCCCTGGGGCCCGAGGCGCCCGTCGTCATGAGCAACGCTAGTTCTCATTGCGGCATACTTGTTGAAATATATAAGGAACCAGCTGATATGAAAGAAAAAAGGAAATACGTAAAAGAATTCATTAAGAAGTGGATTTCTAATTAA